One segment of Brassica napus cultivar Da-Ae chromosome C3, Da-Ae, whole genome shotgun sequence DNA contains the following:
- the LOC106438970 gene encoding 5'-adenylylsulfate reductase-like 5, producing the protein MICPNFPNRCSDSLRRIRFCSYLHPFDSILPFCFSSLLNSPSSSMDLHLPILLFCLIAVSCFPSGLASSPVDFTVCNHEFELFRFDLASKCPPSLRPSPPIEVDGDSLDRLMALSHDDGDAYMSVLFYASWCPFSRAVRTKFDMLSSMFPQIQHLAVEHSQALPSVFSRYGIHSLPSILMVNQTLKARYHGRKDLTSLIEFYEESTGLKPVQYVAEAEPATSLDATDGNLITWLRNGTSMSEIFIRDPFLVLSLLFICIQVAILVFPIAESRMKALWASYAPNLNLERFGEVSQVFSRALHMVDVRRLWLRLRLVKTRSFHERAKNAQAWASSLASVSLGQTSSDQS; encoded by the exons ATGATTTGCCCCAATTTCCCTAATAGATGTTCTGATTCTTTGAGACGAATTAGGTTTTGTTCTTATCTTCATCCCTTCGATTCGATCCTACCTTTTTGTTTCTCCTCCCTCTTGAATTCACCATCAAGCTCCATGGATCTCCATCTTCCGATTCTCCTCTTCTGCTTGATAGCTGTGTCGTGCTTCCCTTCTGGGCTCGCTTCGTCTCCGGTTGACTTTACCGTTTGCAATCACGAATTCGAGCTGTTCCGGTTCGATCTAGCCTCGAAATGCCCTCCTTCTCTCCGTCCAAGTCCTCCTATCGAG GTGGATGGAGACTCGCTGGATAGGTTGATGGCTTTGAGCCATGATGATGGAGATGCTTATATGTCAGTGCTGTTTTACGCTTCTTGGTGCCCGTTCTCACGTGCTGTGCGAACTAAGTTTGATATGTTGAGTTCGATGTTCCCTCAGATACAGCACCTAGCTGTGGAGCATTCTCAAGCACTACCATC TGTGTTTTCAAGGTATGGTATTCATAGCTTACCTTCAATCCTGATGGTAAACCAAACTTTAAAGGCGCGATACCATGGTCGTAAGGATCTTACATCCCTGATTGAGTTTTATGAAGAATCAACAG GTCTCAAACCTGTCCAGTATGTGGCTGAAGCGGAACCAGCAACGAGCTTAGACGCTACCGACGGTAACCTCATCACATGGTTACGCAATGGGACATCTATGAGTGAAATATTCATACGAGATCCGTTCTTGGTACTGTCTCTGCTGTTTATCTGTATACAAGTGGCAATCCTCGTCTTCCCCATAGCAGAATCACGCATGAAAGCGTTGTGGGCTTCTTATGCTCCCAATCTTAACCTGGAAAGATTTGGAGAGGTGAGCCAAGTGTTCAGCCGTGCTCTTCACATGGTCGATGTGAGGAGGCTATGGTTGAGGCTAAGACTCGTCAAAACAAGGAGCTTTCATGAAAGGGCGAAGAACGCACAAGCCTGGGCTTCATCACTCGCATCTGTCTCTCTAGGCCAAACTTCATCAGACCAATCCTGA
- the LOC106448983 gene encoding uncharacterized protein LOC106448983 encodes MSDSIPVKINCFHSGVFKYDEDGKLNYVDGFMDQFEVNGDEVFEEFLKIMVLKVSVGRMWYKLPYEDISEKKELLENEEKNKKRMASNGRYYGELDVFIEKPETSEDGEVDAELQNDEVNGRETARTELQNDEVDGREVDAELQNDEVDGDDEAEESEDEYQASDKSDDEEDLDRNFEEDLEMFRDENYDDEIVDDDEVYPDTEQSSDDEEEQAERMANRGELDGVFSLRQTFYSGEEFKKQVIKYILQSRRNVVYDRWKKTKIGAKCSGRGCVWRIYCSVERPIQKWMVKVYVNTHTCHPTGKCKLIKSPAIAEVMLEKIRKEPEMSAPMIREEFREKYNIIISPEQAKIARRIVLDKLQAECNEHFARLRDYEMELLRSNPDSKIEINTTTKPNGAKAFHSMYICFDKIRVAWKEYCRPVIGLDETFLKHNSLQGLILTAIGRDPNNQIYPIAWAVVDSESNDNWQWFIHRLKIDLGLGEGDLVTIISDQHRGLIHGVAVELPRAEHRACARHIYSNLKKNHKSDTLKPLFWRIASSYNEGDYERSLDVFKKFDPLAAEELMKKDRSTWCRAFFRIGSCCSDTHNNFTESFNRTLKIARKKPFIQMLELIRRDAMQRIATRYKTAKNETGLVTKKARKEVEKSCYEAKHCYSYPSTGGAYECVEFSNGYTVNLPSRSCACRKWDLSGIPCRYAVSVIRENGFEVEDYISDYYLISKWRGLYMDELGPVNGPRFWKLSGEDRIEAPPYKRPPGRPKGKAGIKGVRESPKKNQTKVDRKGRIGHCGLCGGEGHNSRKCPRESDESRKRRRLNMEQQSHEQAIEDVSSTAPPATQS; translated from the exons ATGAG CGATTCAATACCGGTGAAGATTAATTGCTTCCATTCCGGTGTGTTCAAATATGATGAAGATGGGAAGCTAAATTATGTCGATGGTTTTATGGATCAGTTCGAAGTCAATGGTGATGAAGTTTTTGAAGAATTCCTGAAGATCATGGTTCTAAAAGTTAGTGTGGGGAGAATGTGGTACAAGTTACCGTATGAGGATATCTCAGAGAAgaaggagttgcttgagaatgaagagaaaaacaaaaagaggaTGGCTTCTAATGGTCGTTATTATGGGGAGCTTGATGTCTTCATAGAGAAACCTGAAACTAGTGAAGACGGCGAGGTTGATGCTGAGCTACAGAACGACGAGGTTAATGGTAGAGAGACTGCAAGGACTGAGCTACAAAATGACGAGGTTGATGGTAGAGAGGTTGATGCTGAGCTACAAAACGACGAggttgatggtgatgatgaagcAGAAGAGAGTGAAGATGAGTATCAAGCGAGTGATAAAtctgatgatgaagaggatctTGATAGAAATTTTGAAGAGGATCTTGAGATGTTTAGGGATGAGAACTATGACGATGAGATTGTAGACGATGATGAGGTATATCCTGACACAGAACAGTCATCTGATGATGAAGAGGAACAAGCTGAGAGGATGGCTAATAGGGGTGAATTAGATGGCGTTTTTAGTCTTAGGCAGACCTTTTACAGTGGTGAAGAGTTCAAGAAGCAAGTGATCAAGTATATTCTGCAGTCAAGAAGAAATGTAGTCTATGACAGATGGAAGAAAACAAAGATTGGTGCTAAATGCAGTGGTAGAGGTTGTGTGTGGCGTATATACTGCTCAGTAGAGAGACCCATTCAGAAATGGATGGTGAAAGTGTACGTTAACACACATACTTGCCATCCCACAGGTAAGTGTAAACTCATCAAAAGCCCTGCCATTGCTGAAGTTATGTTGGAGAAAATCAGGAAGGAACCTGAAATGAGTGCTCCAATGATTAGAGAAGAGTTTAGGGAGAAGTACAACATCATTATCTCCCCCGAGCAGGCAAAGATTGCTAGGCGTATTGTTCTTGATAAGCTACAGGCCGAATGCAATGAACATTTTGCAAGGCTAAGAGACTATGAGATGGAACTATTACG cTCAAATCCTGATAGCAAAATAGAGATCAATACAACAACGAAACCAAATGGAGCGAAAGCATTCCACTCCATGTATATCTGTTTTGACAAAATCCGCGTGGCATGGAAGGAGTATTGCAGGCCGGTTATTGGATTAGATGAGACATTCCTCAAGCACAACTCTCTGCAAGGACTGATTCTTACCGCGATAGGAAGGGATCCCAATAACCAGATATACCCAATAGCATGGGCTGTGGTCGACTCTGAGAGCAATGATAATTGGCAATGGTTCATTCACAGGTTGAAGATTGATTTGGGTTTAGGCGAGGGTGATCTTGTGACAATCATATCAGATCAGCATAGGGGATTGATTCATGGAGTTGCTGTCGAGTTGCCAAGAGCTGAACATAGAGCTTGTGCTAGGCACATCTACTCTAATCTGAAGAAGAATCATAAGTCTGATACACTGAAGCCTCTCTTCTGGCGCATTGCAAGTAGCTACAACGAGGGTGACTATGAGAGGAGTTTGGACGTTTTCAAAAAGTTTGATCCGCTAGCAGCTGAAGAACTTATGAAGAAGGATCGTTCTACTTGGTGCAGGGCATTTTTCCGGATAGGTTCGTGTTGTTCTGATACACACAACAACTTCACAGAGTCTTTCAATAGGACCTTGAAGATAGCAAGAAAGAAGCCCTTTATTCAGATGCTTGAGTTGATTAGAAGAGATGCAATGCAGAGGATAGCTACTAGATATAAGACAGCGAAAAATGAGACGGGTCTCGTTACAAAGAAGGCGAGAAAGGAGGTTGAAAAGTCTTGTTATGAAGCTAAGCATTGCTATTCTTATCCTAGCACAGGTGGTGCTTATGAGTGTGTTGAATTTTCAAATGGTTACACGGTGAATTTGCCTTCTCGTAGCTGCGCTTGTAGGAAATGGGACTTGTCTGGAATCCCATGTCGCTATGCTGTATCTGTTATCCGTGAGAATGGTTTCGAGGTTGAAGATTATATTTCAGATTATTATCTGATATCGAAGTGGCGAGGTTTGTACATGGATGAGTTGGGGCCTGTAAATGGTCCAAGGTTTTGGAAGCTATCTGGTGAAGACCGTATTGAAGCACCACCATACAAGAGACCGCCTGGAAGACCAAAGGGGAAGGCAGGGATTAAAGGAGTGCGTGAATCCCCGAAGAAAAATCAGACTAAAGTTGACAGAAAAGGAAGAATAGGTCATTGTGGTCTTTGTGGTGGTGAAGGCCACAACTCAAGGAAGTGTCCTCGTGAG TCTGATGAAAGCAGAAAGCGTAGGCGTCTCAACATGGAACAACAATCACATGAGCAAGCAATCGAGGACGTTTCCTCAACTGCACCACCTGCTACACAATCTTGA